One Ricinus communis isolate WT05 ecotype wild-type chromosome 2, ASM1957865v1, whole genome shotgun sequence DNA segment encodes these proteins:
- the LOC125369239 gene encoding G-type lectin S-receptor-like serine/threonine-protein kinase LECRK1: MTTFIKVSIREFGAKSEFSTKSKNELQIGNSFAVGIWFANIQQRTVIWTANRDDTPLPSDVILTLSTDGMLVLQFNQGQEIPISDATLYASSASMLDSTFDAPTDTIISGQRLLAGKQLVASISSTNHSSGRFELIMQTDVNLVMYPSQSPRAVAYAYWSTATFAAGNNLMDGIFRLYSHNLDQNGNWSIEWSSSDHLCDPIVLCGLNSYCTLADRVPTCVCTAGFDFIDQSQKNLGCKKNSSSIDCMSLAESNFTMHELRDITWEAISCALVHRYRAWEYKAISTEANRERVWDVSLRSFTYQELERATDGFREKLGRGAFRTAFKGT, from the exons ATGACAACCTTTATCAAAGTAAGCATCAGAGAATTTGGGGCCAAGAGTGAATTCTCAACAAAAAGCAAGAATGAGCTGCAAATTG GGAATAGCTTTGCTGTTGGCATTTGGTTTGCGAACATCCAGCAGAGAACAGTCATATGGACGGCAAATCGCGATGACACTCCACTTCCAAGTGATGTGATCTTGACCTTGAGTACTGATGGCATGCTCGTCTTACAGTTTAATCAAGGCCAGGAGATACCCATTTCAGATGCTACTCTGTATGCTTCCTCAGCCTCCATGCTTGATTCC ACTTTTGATGCTCCAACAGACACTATTATATCAGGACAACGCCTTCTGGCAGGGAAACAACTGGTGGCTAGCATCTCCAGCACAAATCATTCAAGTGGAAGATTTGAACTTATTATGCAAACAGATGTGAACCTGGTGATGTATCCTTCACAATCTCCAAGAGCAGTAGCTTATGCTTATTGGTCTACAGCAACATTTGCTGCTGGAAATAAT TTGATGGATGGAATATTCAGGCTATATTCACATAATCTGGATCAAAACGGTAATTGGTCGATTGAATGGTCATCATCTGACCACTTGTGCGATCCAATTGTCTTGTGCGGCTTGAATTCATATTGTACTCTAGCAGATCGGGTTCCTACATGTGTTTGTACTGCTGgatttgattttattgatcAGAGCCAGAAGAATTTGGGCTGCAAGAAGAATTCCTCTTCAATTGATTGTATGAGCTTGGCAGAGAGTAATTTTACCATGCATGAACTGAGGGATATAACATGGGAAG CAATATCCTGTGCTCTTGTTCATAGATACCGTGCTTGGGAATACAAAGCAATCTCCACGGAAGCAAACAGAGAACGGGTTTGGGATGTCTCTCTAAGATCATTTACATACCAGGAACTCGAAAGGGCGACAGATGGGTTCCGTGAAAAATTAGGAAGGGGAGCTTTTAGGACAGCTTTCAAGGGAACCTAA
- the LOC107262352 gene encoding G-type lectin S-receptor-like serine/threonine-protein kinase LECRK1, whose amino-acid sequence MRMPSLLRRQGSRLTVITCQNFAAMFLFLLFLSSIFSGATAQQRVSNISLGSALTPTSTSYWSSNSGHFAFGFYPEGNGFAVGIWFANIQQRTVIWTANRDDTPLPSDVTLTLSTDGRLILQFNQGQEIPISDATLYASSASMLDSGNFVLYDSESRIIWQTFDAPTDAIISGQRLLAGKQLVASISNTNHSSGRFELIMQTDGNLVLYPAQNPKAPNSAYWHTETFTAGNNVSLNLKSNGQLYLLNSTGFIIKTLKDAGTISGNPIYRATIDVDGIFRLYSHNLDQNSNWSIEWSSSDNLCNPIGLCGLNSYCTLAGGSPTCVCTPGFDFIDHSQKNLGCKKNSSSVDCTSLAESNFTMHELRDITWEDNPYSILSSSTRAACREECLGDCNCEAAIYNQNQECRKQKLPLRFGRTQKGQISTFIKISIGNSRTTGGSIERKNGQGKDVLIIGIVFLTLSIIMLAIFGILFFRYRIWNYKKISSHPNDELLEDVTLRSFTFDELKKATNNFKNEIGRGASGTVFKGVLSNSSRAVAIKRLEKMVAEGERGFQNEMKIIGRTHHKNLVRLFGYCQDGTNKLLVYEYMSSGSLADFLFKGEEKPAWEERIQIALNVARGIFYLHEECSTPIIHCDIKPENILMDEKEGAKIADFGLSKLLMPNQSKTYTGVRGTRGYVAPEWHTNLPITVKADVYSYGIMLLEIICCRENVDMSVPDDEIVLANWVYDCFEAKELDKLMQDEVVEEGKFERMVKVGLWCIQDEPSLRPSMKKVLLMLEGTIDIPTPPSPPAFSSSYDKRATTSLTVV is encoded by the coding sequence ATGAGGATGCCTTCTCTTTTGAGAAGGCAAGGATCAAGATTAACAGTTATTACCTGCCAAAATTTTGCAGcaatgtttctttttcttctttttctaagtTCCATTTTTTCTGGTGCAACAGCACAACAAAGAGTTTCCAATATCAGCCTTGGTTCTGCACTCACCCCCACTAGCACTTCATATTGGTCCTCAAATTCTGGCCATTTTGCTTTTGGTTTTTACCCAGAAGGGAATGGCTTCGCTGTTGGCATTTGGTTTGCGAACATCCAGCAGAGAACAGTCATATGGACGGCAAATCGCGATGACACTCCACTTCCAAGTGATGTGACCTTGACCTTGAGTACTGATGGCAGGCTCATCTTACAGTTTAATCAAGGCCAGGAGATACCCATTTCAGATGCTACTCTGTATGCTTCCTCCGCCTCCATGCTTGATTCCGGTAACTTTGTACTCTATGATTCAGAATCAAGGATCATTTGGCAGACTTTTGATGCTCCAACAGACGCTATAATATCAGGACAACGCCTTCTGGCAGGGAAACAACTGGTGGCTAGCATCTCCAACACAAATCATTCAAGTGGAAGATTTGAACTCATCATGCAAACAGATGGCAACCTGGTGTTGTATCCTGCACAAAATCCAAAAGCACCAAATTCTGCTTACTGGCATACAGAAACATTTACTGCTGGAAATAATGTGAGTTTGAACCTCAAAAGCAATGGGCAGTTATACCTGCTAAATTCTACTGgctttattataaagactcTAAAAGATGCGGGAACTATATCTGGTAACCCAATCTATCGTGCAACAATTGATGTAGATGGAATATTCAGGCTGTATTCACATAATCTGGATCAAAACAGTAATTGGTCGATTGAGTGGTCATCATCTGACAACTTGTGCAATCCAATTGGCTTGTGTGGCTTGAATTCATATTGTACTCTTGCAGGTGGGAGTCCTACATGTGTTTGTACTCctggttttgattttattgatcACAGCCAGAAGAATTTGGGCTGCAAGAAGAATTCCTCTTCAGTTGATTGCACGAGCTTGGCAGAGAGTAATTTTACCATGCATGAACTGAGGGATATAACATGGGAAGACAACCCATATTCTATTCTCTCATCCAGCACAAGAGCTGCATGCAGAGAGGAATGTTTAGGAGACTGCAACTGTGAAGCTGCAATATATAATCAGAATCAAGAGTGCAGAAAACAAAAGCTTCCTCTGAGATTTGGGAGAACCCAAAAAGGTCAAATCtcaacttttattaaaataagcaTTGGAAATTCAAGGACAACAGGGGGGAgcattgaaagaaaaaatggacAAGGAAAGGATGTCCTAATAATAGGCATTGTATTTTTAACTCTTTCAATTATTATGCTAGCAATTTTTGGCATTCTATTCTTCAGATATCGCATTTGGAATTACAAAAAGATTTCAAGTCATCCAAATGATGAACTGCTAGAAGATGTCACATTGCGATCATTCACATTTGATGAGCTCAAGAAAGCAACAAACAATTTCAAGAATGAAATTGGTAGAGGGGCTTCCGGGACAGTTTTTAAAGGGGTCTTATCAAATAGCAGTAGAGCAGTGGCCATCAAGAGGTTggagaaaatggtggcagaAGGTGAGAGGGGATTTCAGAATGAGATGAAAATAATAGGGAGAACCCATCACAAAAACCTTGTTCGACTGTTTGGTTACTGCCAAGATGGGACTAATAAGCTTCTGGTGTATGAGTACATGAGCAGCGGCTCACTTGCAGATTTTCTCTTCAAAGGTGAAGAAAAGCCGGCTTGGGAGGAAAGAATACAAATCGCACTGAACGTAGCCCGAGGCATTTTCTATTTGCATGAGGAGTGTTCGACACCGATAATCCACTGCGACATCAAACCTGAAAACATATTGATGGATGAGAAAGAAGGAGCAAAAATTGCAGATTTTGGTTTGTCTAAGCTTCTAATGCCCAACCAATCAAAGACATATACAGGAGTCAGAGGAACAAGAGGATATGTTGCACCTGAATGGCACACGAACTTACCAATAACTGTCAAAGCAGATGTCTACAGCTACGGAATCATGTTGCTAGAGATTATATGCTGTCGAGAGAATGTGGACATGAGTGTTCCAGACGATGAGATAGTTCTTGCAAACTGGGTCTATGACTGCTTTGAGGCTAAGGAGCTAGATAAGCTAATGCAGGATGAAGTGGTTGAGGAGGGTAAATTTGAGAGGATGGTTAAGGTGGGACTCTGGTGCATCCAGGATGAGCCATCATTGCGGCCGTCAATGAAGAAGGTGCTCCTGATGTTGGAAGGGACAATAGACATACCAACCCCTCCTAGTCCTCCTGCCTTTTCCAGTAGCTATGACAAGAGGGCAACAACATCTTTGACAGTTGTATGA
- the LOC125369238 gene encoding G-type lectin S-receptor-like serine/threonine-protein kinase LECRK3, producing MLLLLLLSCIFYGATAQQSASIIEKVSSLITTSNSYWSSDSGHFAFGFYQQGDGFALGIWMPRIQQKTVIWTANLNDPPLPSDVTLTLNTDESKIIRQTFASPTDNIVSEQRLLAGQKLVSSTSNTNQSSGGFELNMQTDGNLVMYPAVLFARVAAYAYWSTATYTAGNNVSLNLDSNGQLYLLNSTGFTIKTLKERAIISGNPIYRGTIDEDGIFRLYLHNLDQNSNWSVEWSSSSKCDPINLCGLNSYCTLVDQDSACICLPGFEFVDQGQENLGCKRNSTLDDCISFRESNITMQELTSISWEDDPYYILESSTSIACRDERLGDC from the exons ATGCTCCTGTTATTACTTCTAAGCTGCATATTTTATGGAGCAACAGCTCAACAAAGTGCTTCCATTATTGAAAAAGTTTCTTCGCTCATTACAACTAGCAACTCATATTGGTCATCAGATTCTGGCCATTTTGCCTTTGGCTTTTATCAACAAGGAGATGGCTTTGCTTTAGGCATCTGGATGCCAAGAATCCAGCAGAAAACTGTCATATGGACGGCAAATCTTAATGACCCGCCACTTCCAAGTGATGTGACCTTGACCTTGAATACTGATG AATCAAAGATCATTCGGCAGACTTTTGCTTCTCCAACAGACAATATTGTATCAGAACAGCGCCTTTTGGCAGGGCAAAAACTGGTGTCTAGCACCTCCAACACAAATCAGTCAAGTGGAGGATTTGAACTCAATATGCAAACAGATGGAAATCTGGTGATGTATCCTGCAGTACTATTTGCAAGAGTGGCAGCTTATGCATATTGGTCTACAGCAACATATACCGCTGGAAATAATGTGAGTTTGAATCTCGATAGCAATGGTCAGTTATACCTGCTAAATTCTACTGGCTTTACTATAAAGACTCTGAAAGAGAGGGCAATTATATCTGGTAACCCAATCTACCGTGGAACTATTGATGAAGATGGAATATTCAGGCTGTATTTACATAATCTGGATCAAAACAGTAATTGGTCCGTTGAGTGGTCTTCATCTTCCAAGTGTGATCCGATTAACTTGTGTGGCCTGAATTCATATTGTACTCTTGTGGATCAGGATTCTGCATGTATTTGTCTTCCTGGTTTCGAATTTGTTGACCAGGGCCAAGAGAATCTGGGCTGCAAGAGGAATTCCACTCTAGATGATTGCATAAGCTTCAGAGAAAGTAATATTACCATGCAAGAACTGACGAGCATATCATGGGAAGATGACCCTTACTATATACTCGAATCCAGTACAAGCATTGCATGCAGAGATGAGCGTTTAGGAGACTGCTAA
- the LOC8277859 gene encoding PH, RCC1 and FYVE domains-containing protein 1, translating into MADLVSFGNAERDIEQALIALKKGAQLLKYGRKGKPKFCPFRLSNDETTLIWISSSGERSLKLASVSKIIPGQRTAVFQRYLRPEKDYLSFSLIYNDGKRSLDLICKDKVEAEVWIAGLKALISSGQGGRSKIDGWSDGGLYLDDGRDLTSNSASDSSISVTREISSPDISVSFNPNISPRSSRPENSPNSDRSHVASDNTNMQVKGSGSDAFRVSVSSAPSTSSHGSAPDDCDALGDVYIWGEVIYDNAVKIGADKNANYVSTRADVLLPRPLESNVVLDVHHIACGVRHAALVTRQGEVFTWGEESGGRLGHGVGKDVIQPRLVESLAVSTVDFVACGEFHTCAVTMAGEIYTWGDGTHNAGLLGHGNDVSHWIPKRISGPLEGLQVASVTCGPWHTALVTSTGQLFTFGDGTFGVLGHGDRENVAYPREVESLSGLRTIAAACGVWHTAAVVEVIVTQSSSSISSGKLFTWGDGDKNRLGHGDKEPRLKPTCVPALIDYNFHKIACGHSLTVGLTTSGHVFAMGSTVYGQLGNPYADGKLPCLVEDKLSGESVEEIACGAYHVAVLTSRNEVYTWGKGANGRLGHGDIEDRKAPILVEALKDRHVKYIACGANYTAAICLHKLVSGAEQSQCSSCRQAFGFTRKRHNCYNCGLVHCHSCSSRKATRAALAPNPGKPYRVCDSCFVKLNKVSDASNHNRRNSVPCLSGENKDRLDKAEIRLSKSTLPSNMDLIKQLDTKAAKQGKKADTFSLVRSSQAPSLLQLKDVVFSSAIDLRAKVPKPVLTPSGVNSRSVSPFSRRPSPPRSATPVPTTSGLSFSKSVTDSLRKTNELLNQEVIKLRAQVESLKQRCDFQELELQKSAKKVQEAMALAAEESSKSKAAKDVIKSLTAQLKDMAERLPPGVSDSENMKPAYLTNGLEPNGIHYVDANGERHSRSDSISLTSLASPTGNDSTLSNGAQGPAYSFRDSFPTNGRDDHPDARLSNGGGVQSSHNVSEGVDGKESRSLQDGENGIRSRDSALAASSNQVEAEWIEQYEPGVYITLVALRDGTRDLKRVRFSRRRFGEHQAETWWSENREKVYEKYNVRGSDKSSVSGQAARRSEGAMSSSSQP; encoded by the exons ATGGCAGATCTTGTTAGTTTCGGTAATGCCGAACGTGACATCGAGCAG GCATTAATTGCTCTAAAGAAGGGTGCTCAACTTCTGAAGTATGGTCGTAAGGGAAAGCCTAAGTTTTGTCCTTTTAGACTCTCTAAT GACGAAACAACTTTAATCTGGATTTCAAGTAGTGGTGAACGGAGTTTGAAGTTAGCTTCTGTCTCTAAAATTATTCCTGGACAAAGAACT GCTGTTTTCCAACGTTATCTCCGGCCTGAAAAggattatttatctttttctcttatttacaACGACGGAAAGCGGTCCCTTGATCTG ATTTGCAAGGACAAAGTTGAGGCAGAGGTGTGGATAGCAGGCTTAAAAGCGCTAATATCCTCTGGGCAAGGTGGACGCTCCAAAATTGATGGATGGAGTGATGGAGGCCTCTATCTTGAT GATGGCAGAGACTTGACGTCAAATAGTGCAAGCGACAGTTCCATTAGTGTTACACGAGAAATTAGCTCTCCAGATATTTCCGTCAGTTTTAATCCAAATATTTCTCCAAGGAGTTCTCGGCCAGAAAATTCTCCAAATTCTGATAGGTCACATGTAGCATCAGACAACACAAATATGCAAGTAAAGGGATCTGGTTCAGATGCTTTTCGAGTTAGTGTTTCTAGTGCCCCAAGCACTTCAAGTCATGGTTCTGCACCAGATGATTGTGATGCTTTAGGTGATGTATACATATGGGGTGAGGTCATATATGATAATGCTGTCAAGATTGGGGCCGATAAGAATGCAAATTATGTTAGCACTAGAGCAGATGTGCTTCTTCCCAGGCCTTTAGAGTCTAATGTAGTTCTAGATGTGCATCATATAGCCTGTGGGGTAAGGCATGCCGCATTGGTAACAAGACAAGGTGAGGTTTTTACATGGGGTGAAGAATCTGGTGGACGGCTTGGCCATGGCGTCGGGAAGGATGTTATTCAACCTCGTCTTGTTGAATCTTTGGCTGTTAGCACTGTTGATTTTGTAGCCTGCGGAGAGTTTCATACTTGTGCTGTTACAATGGCTGGAGAAATCTATACATGGGGAGATGGCACACATAATGCTGGGCTTCTTGGTCATGGTAATGATGTCAGCCACTGGATACCCAAGAGAATCTCTGGTCCACTTGAGGGACTTCAGGTTGCTTCAGTAACTTGTGGTCCATGGCATACAGCCTTAGTAACATCAACAGGGCAGCTGTTTACTTTTGGTGATGGGACATTTGGTGTATTGGGCCATGGGGACAGAGAAAATGTTGCATATCCTAGAGAAGTAGAATCTCTTTCAGGTTTGAGGACAATTGCTGCTGCATGTGGGGTGTGGCATACTGCTGCTGTTGTAGAAGTTATTGTCACACAATCTAGTTCCAGTATTTCATCAGGAAAGTTGTTTACTTGGGGTGATGGGGATAAAAATCGACTTGGGCATGGAGACAAGGAACCTCGCCTAAAACCCACATGTGTGCCAGCACTAATTGATtacaattttcataaaattgcCTGTGGGCATAGTTTAACTGTTGGCTTGACTACATCAGGACATGTCTTTGCAATGGGTAGTACTGTTTATGGTCAACTGGGGAATCCTTATGCTGATGGGAAGCTACCTTGCTTGGTAGAAGATAAGCTTTCTGGAGAATCTGTTGAGGAAATTGCTTGTGGTGCATATCATGTAGCAGTTTTAACATCCAGGAATGAAGTTTATACATGGGGAAAGGGTGCCAATGGGAGGTTGGGCCATGGAGATATCGAGGATCGTAAAGCACCTATTCTAGTTGAAGCTTTGAAGGACAGGCATGTAAAGTATATTGCTTGTGGTGCAAACTACACTGCAGCTATATGTCTTCATAAGTTGGTATCTGGTGCTGAGCAATCACAGTGTTCATCATGCAGGCAGGCTTTTGGGTTTACTCGAAAGAGACATAATTGCTATAATTGTGGTCTTGTGCATTGCCATTCATGCAGTTCCAGAAAAGCAACAAGAGCAGCCTTAGCTCCCAATCCTGGAAAACCATATCGTGTTTGTGATTCTTGTTTTGTAAAACTAAACAAGGTATCAGATGCTAGTAATCATAATAGGAGGAATTCTGTCCCTTGTCTTTCAGGTGAAAACAAGGACAGGTTGGACAAAGCTGAGATAAGACTGTCAAAGTCTACTTTGCCTTCAAATATGGATTTGATTAAGCAGTTAGATACCAAAGCAGCCAAACAAGGAAAGAAAGCTGATACATTTTCTCTTGTTCGCTCCTCTCAAGCACCATCTTTGTTACAGCTGAAAGATGTTGTATTTTCTAGCGCCATTGATCTGCGAGCAAAAGTTCCAAAACCTGTTCTTACACCATCTGGAGTAAATTCCAGGTCTGTCTCACCTTTCTCAAGGAGACCTAGCCCCCCACGATCTGCTACACCTGTTCCAACTACATCAGGACTTTCTTTTTCGAAAAGTGTTACTGATAGTTTGAGAAAAACAAATGAACTTTTGAATCAAGAAGTGATCAAGTTGCGTGCACAG GTTGAGAGCCTGAAACAGAGATGCGACTTTCAAGAACTAGAGCTTCAGAAATCAGCAAAGAAGGTACAAGAAGCCATGGCATTAGCTGCAGAAGAATCTTCTAAATCTAAAGCTGCAAAAGATGTGATAAAGTCACTTACTGCACAG CTGAAGGATATGGCTGAAAGATTGCCACCAGGTGTCTCTGACTCCGAAAACATGAAGCCTGCTTACCTAACAAATGGTTTGGAGCCAAATGGTATACACTATGTTGATGCAAATGGAGAGAGGCATTCAAGATCTGATTCTATAAGTTTAACTTCTTTGGCTTCCCCCACTGGAAACGACTCTACTTTGTCAAATGGAGCTCAAGGTCCAGCTTATTCATTTCGGGATTCATTTCCAACCAATGGAAGGGATGACCATCCAGATGCCAGACTGTCCAATGGTGGAGGCGTTCAATCCAGTCATAATGTGTCAGAGGGTGTTGATGGGAAGGAATCTAGGTCTCTTCAAGATGGTGAGAATGGTATAAGATCGAGAGACTCAGCATTGGCTGCTAGCAGTAATCAAGTTGAGGCCGAGTGGATCGAACAGTATGAACCCGGTGTGTACATAACACTAGTGGCCCTGCGTGATGGAACTAGAGATCTTAAACGAGTGCGCTTCAG CCGGAGAAGATTTGGGGAGCACCAAGCAGAGACTTGGTGGTCTGAGAATCGCGAGAAGGTGTATGAAAAGTATAATGTTCGTGGATCTGATAAATCATCAGTTTCTGGCCAGGCTGCACGCAGATCAGAGGGAGCCATGTCTTCCTCTTCCCAACCTTAG